Genomic window (Lutra lutra chromosome 2, mLutLut1.2, whole genome shotgun sequence):
TGGTACAGCCTGTTTTCCATGTCATCATCATtgcctttctgtgtctttttcacttttggtGGATATCCTACTTGTTGCTTCTCCCATAGGCACTTTTTCCTCTGTTTGGACCTATTGATTTAACTATACTTGCCCTTCCTGTGGCCAGGCCGTATTATTGTTCAGTGTCAGTATTTTATACAGCAGCTCTGCTGTTCTAATATCCCTGAATACATCTTTATACATCCTGTTTCTACTGTCTGCAATAGAGATTCTTACAACAGTGTCTATTGTTGGAACATATTCTCTTATTAATGGAATTTATTGTATATTTGTAGCAGTGAAAGGGCACAGAGTGAGGCCTGGGACAGGACTTGCAGATACTGACTTAAATGATAAAAGGTCtacatttttttaaccattttatttttctaagtaatctctacacccaatgtgaggctcaaacatAAGAGTTGCACATTCCATGGACTGAGCGAGCCAGATGCCCCATtaaatgatctattttttttttgaagatgctAATAATCCTTGGAAAGAAACAcaataataattgaaaatagTCTATCCatcagggttaaaaaaaattcaagctgcAGTGAAAGCCACGGAGATTTGAGTCATTCAAGGGACATGTCTGAGTGTTCTTGGCTTTCAGAAAGAAAGGCCTGCATGAGCTTGATCTGCATGTGGGTGAATTAGTGCAACTACCGTAGAGAGAAAGGACACGGTTTTGAGCTGCTCTGTGTTTAGGTATCTGGATTTGATGTCAGGCGGATGTAGATCAGATGTGGCTGAGTCTCTGGTGCTTCCCTGCTTGGGTTTTTCTGCAGTTCCCTCTGTaaccctttgttttcttctagaggttgggggtgggtgggtagtgGCAATGCTGAGTGCACAGAAGGAGAATGGAAAAGTCAACCGGTGAAGCACTCATGTCTTCGACGGCTTTCCTGTGAGATCTGTTTCTGCGGACAGTACTACCCTGGGAACTGCCCCACTTGTTTGTCATTTGGAGAAGACAGCTTGGGAGGAGTTTCCGGAGAAGAGCAGGCCTTCTTCTAGCTCTGCTCCTGCACTGACCCCGAGGATAACAGAGCATGTAAGATTGAAAATATTATGAACCAACTCATTGATTCTGATGTGTATAGCTAAAGAAGTGAAcataaaacatgcaaaagaagtgaaaatcatCCATGATTTAGTCAACAGATTTTAATGGAGCCCCACTGTGTTTGAGTAAACAGTGTTTATGGAATGAGGTCTTCAacacctgtgatttttttttttcctagaaaaacaaaatttgcctttttgggtcacacattatttattttactcattttaaatgaaaacatagttGGAACTATAGTGCATATTTTCAAGATTTCTGAAGAAGACTCTAGAATATAATTAGATCCTATCTCAATGACTCACTACTCACAGTATACCATCTGGCCAGTCTTCATGTTTTGAGTATAATACCCCTCTCCCATCTAATGAGCTACCTCTGACTACACAGCATCTTTGCTGTGATTTAAGAAATCAGATAACCCTGATTATTAGAGCTCTTTAAAGTAAGagtcccccctctctctctctgcctgcctctctgtctacttgtgatctctctctgtcaaataaataaataaaattaaaaaaaaaacaaaactgctcttTCAGCTCCTGGATGGCTCTGAGTCAAGGTTCTCAAGGCTCCTGGTGAGGCGAAGTCTGACTTTGAACTGTGAAATATTTTTGcacttaaaatttaatatttatgaagtatatatttaaaaaaattacatattatatattttacattttataaacgTAAAAGTTTGACATCTTATGTATTgttttagaatgtatttttatatggaCTGGTTTTTCCCTCAAGTGGGTAAAATCAGTCCAGCATCATAACCTTACTGATTTACAGAACTTTCTACATATTTCTGTATTGTTACCACATTACTAGCATAATATGAAGGTGGAAGCGCCTTTATAATATGTTTGGGAAGTCCACTAACATATTCAGATTCCTAAATCATTATGCTTATGAAAATGTTTATGTAAGAATACTGCCCCTAAAAGCTAAAATCTAGGCagaaaacttcttttaaaaagtcagtctTATAAATTGGTTTTTAACATCTACGTCTGGTGTTCAACCTATTTATTCTGGTCCTTTGGTCTCTCAAGTCTAAAGGAACCCCTCTTCCTTCTGGTAACAGGGTCAATTCTGCAAGCTGTCATTACAGAACAGGAGCTGCCCGGGCAAGCTTGTTGGCCTTTTCCCGAATTCATTGCTGTTTCTGCTAATGATGAAGACTGAGGGTGACTGACAGACCCTGCTTCATTATAGTGGCCCTCAAAAGGATAATCCAAATAATATCTACTacataataattgaaataatatttatttttctagtatctccagaaaaatgtatttttaaattatttatttatttattttttaagatttatttgagagagggagagtacccacgacaggggaggagggaagagggagagggagaatcctatCCCatgactgagatcacaacccaagccaaaatcacaagttggacacccaaccaacaagtcacccaggtgccccagaaaaatgtatcttttctcGCATTATGCTCTTAATTTTGTAGTTTTATCACTTTTTCGACTACCATATTTTTTCATGTACTAACTATTGTCACAATGTACCTAGAGTCCCCAGACACTTAGCTAGCATTGGCTTTACGACTTTTGATATATAGACATATACTGATTCATATTGACACATACATTGCTGTGCTGGTCTAATTGGAGAATCTCTTCGGGTACCTTTACAAGTAAGCTATGCGCCCCTAAAGGAAATGCAATTAATCCTcaagcattttctcttttcctcctagATGGCTAGAGATGGTTGCAGCCGTGGCATTGCCTCGTCCACCTTCCCCAACCCAGTCTGTGTGAACCTGGAATCTGAGCCTACGAGTGTGCCAGCACAGCAGCCCTTACTCAAGTCTTTGGCCCATCTTCCAAACCAGATTCCTCCCTTCAGCCCTATTACATATAGATTCTGGAGACATCATTgaacagagagatggaagaaaaggaggagagaaaattgATGCTTTAACAACCCACCTATCAATACATGAAGGTGTATTGTGTATTGTGTTTGTGACAACTGGAAAGGCTTGGAAGGGGTTATTTGATTACCCAGAGGCCTTGACTGTGCAGGCTCTGACCTTCACACAGCTCACCACTAACTGCAACCTCCACGTGGCCCCTCCATCTGCACACTGGGGATTGTCATATGATTTGCCTCACGAGGTTACTGTGAGGTAATGTATGGAGGAGGCTTGGCCAATGACTTGTACCTACTTGTACCTATATGTGGATGCTAAGTTAACCATTTATTTATGATCTCCATAGCCTTGCAACTTTTGGGGGGCAGTAACAGGACAgacagtgtatttttcatttatttgataaacacCTTCTTCTTTCTGAAATCCCAGTTGAATTGCTGTGGGGCCTTCTGTCACGAGTATGATTAGCCCActcaggggtgtggggtgggtaCAGAGCCACCTGAAGTCCCAGGGCAGCATGCATTGGAAAAAGGTTGAGCCTGGTGTGTTAGGGAGTCCTGGTAGGGAAGCAAGGCTTGCTTCTGGGATGCTCTCTGCAGGTAAATAAGTGCCTGGTGGCTGCCTGAGGACTGCCTATTGCTTCCAGAATTACTATCCCGTGCCCACATAAAGTCTGGTGCCTGGAAACCTCCCACGTGGGTGCTTTGAGCATTCTGCTGGTCAGGCAGTGGAAGGAGCACTGCATGGGAGTCATAGGCCTGGTTTCTAGCGCTGGTTCTTCAGCCAGGGGGACTCTGCAAGTTGTACCTGTAAGTGGAGAGATGACCTCTTCAGGTGATTCCTCCTCAGTCTCTTCCATTGTACTGAGAATTGGGAAACATCATAACCCCAAACTCCCTCCACCCAGAGAAGTGCTGGAACACGACCCAGAGGGTCTGAGCGCGTGCGTGAGGGACTTTTATTACTCTAGAGCCCACTTGCTGACTTCAGTCCTTCTGCGCCTTCTCCACCTAGGCCTCCCGGGGGCCATCAGGGGTCCCTACAGAGTCACCTCTCCGGTGATTCTGGTGGTGGGGTCTCAGAGCCAAAGGCTGTCTGACCTTCGCTGTCAGTAGAGGTTCTCTAGTGAAGATGGTGTAACTGACAGGGGCCGCAAAGACACCGACTACAGGACTAATGCTTCAAAGTCTAATTTACGAAGTTTTGGCAAGTCAGCcgccccagggaggggagggcagcccGCTGAAGGCGAGGGAAACACAGGGAGGGGCGTGGGGAACTGTCCAGAGAGCGAGGACTACAAACTTGCAGAAAGACACGCGACCTTCAGTCCCCTGGGGTACCGGGCGCGCCGCCGTGTCCCGGCCCCTTCCCTCAACTCGTCCAGATCTCAGTGACAGTCACCTGCAGGGGAccccacgcccccccaccccggcccggGCGTGCCCCCTGCGGAGAGGGGACCCGCTTCCGCCAGGGTGCCCCGCTCCGACGGGGCAGAGGGACGCACTGCAGGGGGGCGGCAGAGGAAGCGGGTGGGCGCAGCGGAGCGCGACCCCCGGCCGGCGGCTGCGGCGCGAGTTCGCGGCCCGCGGGTTCCCACCCGGCGGCGGGGCTCTGGGGCTTGGCCAAGGTTCAGcacgcccgccgccgccgccgccgctccccgcccccccctccccgggtCCCTGGAGGCTCCGCGGCTGCCGGAGCGAGAGGTGGAGCCGAGCCCGCGGCGGCCGCGCAGGAGGGAAAGTTCGGCGGCGGCGGGAGCCGCGGGGACCGGCCGGGCAGCCCGGAGGGCGCCTCGCGGTGAGTCGGGTCCCCTCCCGGGGCCGCCGGGTGTGGTGCGCCGCGCGGGGGCGTCGGTGCGGCTCGCGGGTCCGCGGAGCCCGGCCCGGCTTCCTCGCGCTGCCCGGCCCGCGACCCCGGGGCGGCTGGTGCCGCGGGGGAGACGGTGCCGCGCCCGGCCTCGCGCCGTTCGCGGGCCGCGGGGGTCTGCGGGCGCCGGCGGGGGAGGGGCTCGGCGCGGCGGCGGGCAGGCGCCTTCAGGTGGACGCGCGAGCACGCGGAGCCGGCGGCCGGGGAGGGTCGCGGCGGCTGCGCGCCGCCGGTCCCCGGGGCTCCGCCACCCTCTGTCGTGGCCTTTGCCGGCTTAATTGCGTTCTCGGACCCTCCTGAAAAAGTGGCCGCACACGTGCCGCGCGACGACTTTGCCGGAATTGGCATTATTTTTGCCGGGATGGGGAGGGCGCAGGGGGCGTACCGAGGGCGGCCGGTGGGCAGCGGGCTCGCGGCCTCGGAGCGGGGCCCCGGGGCGTGTGTCCGAGGGGGTGCGCGAGCCGCAGGACGCCCCGCGCGGGTGTTTGTGCTTTCCGTGGAATGAAGCTTCCGTGGGCACGGTCGGCGTGGGGGGGCTcgaagggctgggaggaggggaaagctGCGCCGTGAGAAGGCGAAGTTGTTGTTTCCGCGACACTTCCCGCACCTGCAGCGCCGTCGGTGACTTTGAAGTTCTCTTTCCGTCGACGTGCGAAGAAAGAGCGACGGGAGAGAAGAGAATTTCACCGCAGTGTCTGTGCGGACACACTGAGGCTTGGGGACacgagagaatgagagagtggtTATTCCGCACACTCCACTCTTTTTCTGATTGCAAAGCCTTGGAGTAGTTTTTACTTAAATGTCGTTAGTAGGTCTAGATGATAAAGATAATTAACTGCTCTCTCACGTCTTTTtactagaaatttaaatttaattctactGGATTTCTTGGATTTTGTAAACATTGTTCATACAAGGCAGtctttattattatagtattacTTGAACCGTGAGCATTAATAAGCCCTGGGCAGTGCTGTCATGTTGCTAATTGGAAGGAGAAAAGTCTTTTAAACTTGGGAGTAGAGcgtatagggggaaaaaaaaaagccttagtcATAAATAGTGACTCGAACACGTGTAATAGTGCTTAATAGTATATGGGATCCCGTGTTGTTTTCCCAGAGAATGTCAGTTCCTGGAAAGCAAGAGGTGGGCCATACCCAATCAATATTTAATAATTCCTCTGCATTGAATATGTTCTTTAACTTATACAGTATTGAAATACTTTAATTCTGTTCATCTTTGTGTTCCTAAGCTCGTATTCCTGCTTGCAAGCTGCACTAATGGGGttcaaaagaaaatctcaaacttTGGGATTCACCAGTTTACAGTGAAGCAAACATTTGCTTTGCCATCCCAGGTATCTGGGCTCCAAGCAGCCTCTCCCATTTATCCAATGTAtaataaccttgggcaagtcacttaccctTTCCCAGCTATAGTTTCCTATTTTGTAAAATGCCAATAATATTCCTCACCTTATGGAAGAATGAAACAACATTTAGGAACTTATCCCACTGCCTGGAGCACATGAAGTCCTTCATAAATGTTGTCTTCTACTTctgtcttcctttatttctggGAATCCTCCACTCTGGGatgtttcaactttttttttttttttttaagtttaaaaatcctggggtgcttgggtggctcagtgggttaagcgtctgccttcagctcaggtcttgatctcagggtcctgcgatccagtcccgcatcgggctctctgctcagtggggagcctgcttctctctctccctctgcctgcctctccttgcttgtgctatgtcaagtaaatagaatcctaattaaaaaaaaaaaaatcctgtgcaatcttcttttcttttttttttttttaaagattttatttatttatttgacagagagagatcacaagcaggcagagaggcaggcagagagagaggaggaagcaggctccctactgagcagaaagcccgatgcgggactcgatcctaggaccctgagatcatgacccgagccgaaggcagcggcttaacccactgagccacccaggcgcccttattttccattcattcattcaacctcATTTTGTTGGAGAACCTCAGATGCTGCCCTATATATATGGAAAGTGAGGAGCTGAGCCTTTGAGGGTGGGAGTGGGCAATACTTAGGGCTTTCTGGTTTTTCCTATTGGTAAGAACCCATCACAAGGTCATATGATGGTGAATTGTACTTCCCAGTCCGCTTATCGTTCTAGCTCTGTCCTCAATGTAACATgattatgctgaaaagaaataatagggaATTCTGTGAGGGTGCTCATCTTTCCTGTTGACCCTGACTCCATGCCCCCAGCTCAGTGCCTAGCAGGGTGTAAGGGTTTCACAAgtgtttgttaatttaaaaaaaaatttttttttaaagattttatttatttatttgacagagagaaatcacaagtaggcagagaggcaggcagagagagagaggaggaagcaggctccctactgagcagaaagcccgatgtggggctcgaacccaggacctgggatcatgacctgagccgaaggcagcggcttaacccactgagccacccaggcgcccctaaaaaaattttttttaaaaaagattttatttatttatttgacacacagagagagatcacaagcaggcagagaggcaggcagagaggggggggggaagcagtctccctgctgagcagagagcccgatgcgggactgagatcatgacctgagctgtaaggcagaggcttaacccactgagccacccgggcacccacaagtatttgttaatttaaatgCAGAATGTAATGAAGTTATTCTTCAGGTCACatcctttatttataaatatacatattccTGATGAAAGGAACTTGGGATTCTAAATGATGGCCCTACTATATATTAGGGTTAATAGAGGTTATTAAAGAAGCAAAGCTCAGGTAGACTTTATTACCTATTGATTTTGCCCTCCTGATAAAGCAGTCTTAGCACATGTATAAAGCCAAGTTGGAGCAGCAGCTTCACCGCTAGGGGCCTCCTCTGCATAGTGTATCACCCTGGGCTGGCATTTATTGCCCATTATTCTGTCCTTTAAGGTAGCAAAGGAATTAAACTTCCTTGGTTCTTGACACAGAATACTTTATTACAAAAGGGCAACCCTGTGTGAAAAGCATTACCAAAGgcctaaaaataaatgaaagccatCTTAAATGATGGATTTGGTACCATTTTAGAATCACTTTAGAGGTTTAAAGGAGATTTGAGGATGGGCTTTTTACTTTGCACATCcttatattcaaatatatgatttaaaaaattttctaataaAGCAAACGTATGATTTTGTTGTATTATCTTCAAGTTTTTAGGTATGTCTTTGGTGaagcttattttttatcttttaatgtgtttaaaattGCTTAATCTCCTAAATAGGTACTTGCAGCACTAACAATAATACAAGTTATTTCTCAAGGAATGCTCTCCTGCTAGTAGAAGCTTCTGGTgtctccttcctaccttccttcctaccttccttcctctctctcccttttccttttttcctccctctctccctccccccccctctctctctctttctttctctccctttctttctttctttcttttgaggacCATGTTAAATCCCAGCTTTAAGAAATATGTTTCATTGAATTCCAAGATGCGTCATTGAAAGGCACTTTTCTTCTGTGAGTTTTGGAAAAGACCTCTTATTTCGAAACTCTAATTTGAATGAAGTTAGTCATTGAGACGGTTGAACAACTCAAAGGTGTATTGGTGTTTTTGTCAGATGTAATTTGCTATTtggtagaaaaaaatactgacaatatATTTAAGCACACATTATTACTGAAAATATTGCCATATTGTTTGCAAATGAATAAGAGAATATTCCAGGTTTTCTGTGACATTTAATTATAGTGGCAAACTAAACACCATcggtttttaaagtaaaattaacaaCAGTTAGGAAAGAGAGCATTGTATTGTAGGCCCAAACTCTTATCAAGGGGTTTCTTCTCTTAGAAGAAcgcttctgaatttaaaaaataattggacaTTCAATTCTGAGTTTTACATGGTGAGATTTCAAAACAAGGCAATCTGTTTTTCACTGTGTTTCTTCCAAGGTCTGGATCTGGACTCTTTAGGGAACTGCATAAGAGGAATAACTTTTGTGTCAAGGTCACAGATAATTTTTGTTATCACTTTTCTTTGATTAAGTGAAATATGTCTGGATTATGTTTTGGATTCTGAGCATATCAAAAAGTTACACAGATCCCCTCTGCATAAACTAATACTTTTCTGGAACAGGAAGAGTACTGTTTTCACTGTCACACATCCAGCCTGCGAGGGTGTGGTGTCCCCCTGTCTCTCCTTCCCAGGTTGATGCTGGGTCTAAACCACAATGATAGGTATATAGCTATATCTGGGATGAGGGGTTTTAGTTTAGGCCAGAGCCCCTGAGCTCACCGAGATTATAGAGGCTTGAGGTGGCAGGAAATGAACGTCTTTAAACCTGGGGGTCATTTTTAGGACCCACCGCTGGGGAGGTGCCTCCTGGAGGGACAGAAATGGTAACTGTTTGCTAGAGTTTGCAGTGGAGTGTTTGGAACCTATTACTTAGTGAAACATCACTTGCCACATAgatgatttttgttgttgattttagacaATGTTAAATGTAACATTTGGTTATCCTGGGGTCAAATATGATACTTTTGTTTCATTATCACACACAGGGATATTTGAGTTGATGTAggaagaggggagcaggaggcagggaggaggtggaggggaacTGTCTATTTCTACCCAGCACTAGGGCCTAcctgattttcattttcccatgTGGTACAGGGCTATGCAGCTTAACAATAGGTGTTGTTCACTTGTGACTTTGGGGTGCGCTCATCTACTCTGTTAATGCGATTACTGAAATGGTGGTTTTCGACCTGGGTCCTGGGTACTCTCAAAAGTGACTTTCTAACTTCTGTCTCCCATTTGTTAGATGTTTGCTAAATTTAACGCATCAGTTAATGCATGTAAACAGAGCTGCTTCCAGCCCTTTGGGTGCCCCTTGGTGGCACCATAAACAGGGAGTGAACTGGACTTCAGGCTCACTCACCTCCTGCTGGGCGCTCTCTTGTGTGGCACCATATACACAACCGTGTGCGATGCTCTTGTCTggaaaagtgcctggcacatagtaaatatcACTGTTGGTGGTGGTTGTTAGCAGATCATTTTAGTACCACAGTCATCTGAAACAGATGATTCAGGTGAATTTAGTGTTAGTAATAACATTTGCGAAGGTAAGTGATTTATTTCAGCTTTCTTGTTGTACTTCCATTATAGTTCTCCTCGAGTGATAAAAATGGCTAACACTTAGGGGCCCTTACCCACCTAGCAGCTGCTCTGATAAGCGTAGGCTGTGAGTCATTCATTGAATCAACACAGCTACCTCAGGAAGCCTGTACTCTTAGCATTTgcagtttacagatgagaaaactaaggtttAGAGGGTGTGTTGCCTGCCCCAGGGCAGTTTGTGAGTTCTGTGCCTGGGCCTTGGGTTCACATCAGGCCTTTCTGGGTCTGCGACTTGAGCTCCTAACCTCTGTGCCATCCtcgaggacgtggagaaaagggaaccctcttacactgttggtgggaatgcaaactggtgcagcctctctggaaaacgatatggaggttcctcaaaaagttcgaagtagagctaccctatgactcagcaatcacacTGCCAGGTGTTTACCcaaataggaaaatacaaattcaaagggacatatgcaccccaatgtttagagcaatGTTATCCacacagccaaattatggaaataaccaaagtgtccatcgattgatgaatggataaagatgtggggtgtgtgtgtgtgtgtgtctgcaagATAATGGAATATCACccaactataaaaaagaatgaaatcttgcccttcaAACttgccatgacatggatggagctagagagtattatgctaagtgaaataagtcagtcagagaaagacaaataccgtaccgtggaacttaagaaacaaaacaaatga
Coding sequences:
- the LOC125092819 gene encoding basic proline-rich protein-like isoform X3, which codes for MLQSLIYEVLASQPPQGGEGSPLKARETQGGAWGTVQRARTTNLQKDTRPSVPWGTGRAAVSRPLPSTRPDLSDSHLQGTPRPPTPARACPLRRGDPLPPGCPAPTGQRDALQGGGRGSGWAQRSATPGRRLRREFAARGFPPGGGALGLGQGSARPPPPPPLPAPPSPGPWRLRGCRSERWSRARGGRAGGKVRRRREPRGPAGQPGGRLAVPSCGLLHLWKAMMGMKVAACRFHRTGCFCLEGHPFQAGKVIPVVVDLKGPDTL
- the LOC125092819 gene encoding translation initiation factor IF-2-like isoform X1 — protein: MLQSLIYEVLASQPPQGGEGSPLKARETQGGAWGTVQRARTTNLQKDTRPSVPWGTGRAAVSRPLPSTRPDLSDSHLQGTPRPPTPARACPLRRGDPLPPGCPAPTGQRDALQGGGRGSGWAQRSATPGRRLRREFAARGFPPGGGALGLGQGSARPPPPPPLPAPPSPGPWRLRGCRSERWSRARGGRAGGKVRRRREPRGPAGQPGGRLAIPFRFTGRSPGIFTQRRDDVAPGSASLLILAAYMGLHLGPTQTIQDKLFLGRSLTSHLLPQKVPSCGLLHLWKAMMGMKVAACRFHRTGCFCLEGHPFQAGKVIPVVVDLKGPDTL
- the LOC125092819 gene encoding translation initiation factor IF-2-like isoform X2 — protein: MLQSLIYEVLASQPPQGGEGSPLKARETQGGAWGTVQRARTTNLQKDTRPSVPWGTGRAAVSRPLPSTRPDLSDSHLQGTPRPPTPARACPLRRGDPLPPGCPAPTGQRDALQGGGRGSGWAQRSATPGRRLRREFAARGFPPGGGALGLGQGSARPPPPPPLPAPPSPGPWRLRGCRSERWSRARGGRAGGKVRRRREPRGPAGQPGGRLAIPFRFTGRSPGIFTQRRDDVAPGSASLLILAAYMGLHLGPTQTIQDKLFLGRSLTSHLLPQKVKERIFTVSMTITFQAEPNL